From the Comamonas antarctica genome, the window AGCGGGTCCTGGGTGGCCACGCCCGTGGGACATTTGTTGGTATGGCAGCTTTGCGACTGGATGCAGCCGATGGCAAACATGAAGCCGCGCGCGCTGTTGCACCAGTCGGCGCCGATGGCCAGCACGCTGGCGATGTCGAACGCGCTGACGATCTTGCCGCTCGCGCCAAGCCGGATCTTGTCGCGCAGGTTCAGGCCCACCAGCGTGTTGTGCACGAACAGCAGGCCTTCGCGCATCGGCACGCCCATATGGTCGGTGAACTCCACGGGCGCAGCGCCGGTGCCGCCTTCCTTTCCATCGACGACGATGAAGTCCGGCAGGATGCCGGTGGCCAGCATGGCCTTGGCAATGCCCATGAACTCCCAGGGATGGCCCAGGCACAGCTTGAAGCCCACGGGCTTGCCGCCGGACAGCGCGCGCAGCTGGGCAATGAACTCCATCAGCTCGATCGGCGTGGAAAACGCACTGTGGTTCGACGGCGAGATGCAGTCCTGGCCCATCGGCACGCCGCGCGTGCTGGCGATCTCCAGCGTCACCTTGTGCTTGGGCAGGATGCCGCCATGGCCGGGCTTGGCGCCCTGGCTGATCTTGATCTCGATCATGCGCACCTGCGGCGACGCGGCCTGCTCGGCAAAGCGCTGCGGATCGAAGCGGCCGTCGTCCGTGCGGCAGCCGAAGTAGCCGCTGCCCAGCTCCCAGATCAGGTCGCCGCCATGCTCGCGGTGATAGGGGCTGATGCTGCCCTCGCCGGTGTCATGCGCGAAGTTGCCGCGCTGCGCGCCCTGGTTCAGCGCGCGGATCGCATTGGCGCTGAGCGCGCCGAAACTCATCGCCGAGATATTGAACACCGAGGCCGAATACGGCTGCGTGCACTGCGGCCCGCCGATGCTGACGCGAAAGCCGGCCGGATCGCTCAGCGGCGCGGGGCGGATCGAGTGGCTGATGAATTCAAAGCCCGGCTGGTAGACGTCGATCAGCGTGCCGAACGGCTTGTCCGCGGTTTCCTTCTTGGCGCGCGAATAGACCAGCGAGCGCTGGGCGCGCGAAAACGGCAGCGCCTCGCTGTCGGATTCCAGCAGGTACTGGCGGATCTCCGGCCGGATGGCTTCGATCAGGTAGCGGATGTTGCCCAGGATGGGATAGTTGCGGCGCACCGCGTGGGACTTTTGCAG encodes:
- a CDS encoding FMN-binding glutamate synthase family protein gives rise to the protein MSLSLLSRYAFFALCVAYTLVSLPFVARSGLWPITLATGLLSLLGLFDLLQKSHAVRRNYPILGNIRYLIEAIRPEIRQYLLESDSEALPFSRAQRSLVYSRAKKETADKPFGTLIDVYQPGFEFISHSIRPAPLSDPAGFRVSIGGPQCTQPYSASVFNISAMSFGALSANAIRALNQGAQRGNFAHDTGEGSISPYHREHGGDLIWELGSGYFGCRTDDGRFDPQRFAEQAASPQVRMIEIKISQGAKPGHGGILPKHKVTLEIASTRGVPMGQDCISPSNHSAFSTPIELMEFIAQLRALSGGKPVGFKLCLGHPWEFMGIAKAMLATGILPDFIVVDGKEGGTGAAPVEFTDHMGVPMREGLLFVHNTLVGLNLRDKIRLGASGKIVSAFDIASVLAIGADWCNSARGFMFAIGCIQSQSCHTNKCPTGVATQDPLRQRALVVPDKAERVYSFHRNTLAALAEMLAAAGLTHPSQLQAKHLVRRMSATEVKLFSQLHVFLKPGELLGNAVQGEFYARMWQLAQAESFEPRSDEALELH